The window TGAAAGGCACTACAGCCTGAAAACTATTCACCCCTGATTGTATCCACTCTTCAAATTCTGCTGCTTGCATGCGCATACATGATTAACTTTAAAGACATTGTTTAAACCGCAACTTATGAAGAAAATTGGCTTAAGCCTGCTGGGCAGTTTGATTGCACTGATCAGCATAGCGCAAACCGACGCACTCTGGATGCGCTACCCTGCCATCTCACCTGATGGTAAAGAGATAGTTTTCAGCTACAAGGGTGATCTGTACAAAGTAAGTAGTAATGGCGGACAAGCAACGCCTTTAACCATGCATGAAGCGCATGACTATATGCCTGTATGGAGCCACGATGGCAAACAAATTGCTTTTGCCAGTGATCGCTTTGGCAATTTCGATGTATTTGTGATGGATGCCAATGGTGGTGAACCCAAAAGACTCACTTATCACTCCGCACCGGATTATCCTTTTGATTTTACCAAAGACAACCAACAAGTATTATTCGGCTCTGCCCGACACACAGTTAACACCAATGTGCGCTTCCCAAGAGGCGGTTTGTTTCTGCAAACCTATCTGGTACCAGCCAAAGGGGGACGAAGTGTACTCATCTCTGCAACAGGCATGGAACACGCACAATACAATAGTAAGGGCGATGTCTTGGTCTATCAAGATAGAAAAGGAACAGAAGATGCCTGGCGCAAACACCATACTTCTTCCCTCACAAGAGATATCTGGTTGCACGATACCAAGTCTGGTAGCTATACCAAGATCAGTGATTATGAAGGGGAAGATCGTGAGCCTGTATTCAGTGCAGATGATCAATCGGTTTATTACCTGAGTGAAAAACCAGGTACACAAAATTTATTCAAGCGCGAACTCAATAGCCAGAAAGAAACACAACTCACGAAATTCAAAGATCATCCTGTAAGACATCTTACGCGTGCAGCAGATAATACACTTTGCTTTAGCTGGAATGGAGAAATCTATCTGGTAAAGAATGATGGCAATCCCAAAAAAATTGCTGTTACTGTTACAACTGATATGAAAGCCAATAATGAAAGGGTTGTTCCGGTAAGTGGTGGGAATGGCAATGATGTAGCTATTTCACCTAACGGAAAAGAACTGGCTTTCATCTTCAGAGGAGAAGTGTTCGTGACCTCTGTAGAAGGCGGTATTACCAAGCGCATTACCAATACGCCTGAGCAAGAAAGAGACCTGAGCTTTAGCAAGGATGGCAGAACATTGTTCTATTCTACTGAAAGAAATGATAGCTGGGATATTTATCAAACCAGTATCAGCAGAAAAGAAGAACCTTATTTCTATGCTGCCACTATTCTGAAAGAAGAAGCTGTTATCGCAACACCCAAAGAAGAATTTCAACCTGCAGTTTCGCCGGATGGCAAATCCATTGCTTATCTGGAAGAGCGCAATAGTTTACGTGTGTTCAACTTAGAAAAGAAAACAAGCACCACCATTATCCCTTTAGGCGTAAACTTTTCTTATCGTGATGGTGATCAGGAATATGATTGGAGTCCCGACAGCAAATGGCTGGCAGTAAGAAGTAACCAGGGGCGCTACGGTTCCAGCGATGTGGTCTTACACAAAGCAGATGGTTCTACGCCAAAGGGTTATGATATTACCCAGAGTGGTTTTCAGGATGGCGGCATTGAATGGGCATTTGAGGGAAAAGCCGTGCTATGGGTGACAGATAAACTGGGTAGAAAATCTTTGGCTTTACAAGGTTCAAGAGAGACCGATGTATTCATTGCTTTCTTTGATCAGGAAGCTTATGATAAATTCAGACTGAGTAAAGAAGATTATGCCTTGCTCAAAGAGAGAGAAGATAAAATCAAGAAAGACAGTGCCTGGAAGAAAAAAGACTCACTGGCTAAACTCAACTGGGTACCTGATCTAAACAGAACAGATCAGCGGAAAATCAGGTTAACACCAGCTTCCATGACGCTCGGTAGTTATGTACTGGCACCTGCTGGAGATAAACTTTGGTACACTGCTTTTAATGAACGTACAACAGAACTCTGGCAACTGGATTTGCGTACACGAGAAACAAAAGTGATCACCAAACTAAGCGGCAGCGATATCCGCCTCTCACCAGATGGCAAATGGCTGTTGCTGCAAGCAGGTGGCGGCTTCGCCAAATTAGAACCGGAAAGTGGCAGAATAACACCTATTGGTGTGCGTAGTGAAATGACGCTGAACCCTGCGGGTGAACGCAATTATATCTTCCATCATGCATGGCGTCAAGTGAAGAAGAAATTCTATGACCCCAAACTGCATGGTGTGAATTGGGAATTGTATAAAACAGCTTATGCGAAGTTCTTACCGCATATCAACAATAATTATGATTTTCAGGAATTGCTGAGTGAGATGTTGGGTGAACTCAATGCCTCACATACTGGTGGTCGTTACTCGCCGCAAAATCCCAATGGTGATCAGACTGCATCACTAGGCTTATTCTATGATGAATTCAGTGGTGGTAATGGATTAGTCATCACAGAAGTAATTGAAGGCGGACCCGTTGACATTGCAGTCAGCAGAATCAGGGACGGACATATTATTGAACAGATTGATGGTACAGCCATCACCGCTGATGCAGATTGGGCAAAACTGCTGAACAGAAAAGCGGGAGCCAATGTACTGCTCACCGTTTTTGATCCGGTGAAGAAAGAACGTTATGAAGAAAGTATCAAGCCAATTGCAAACGAACAAGGACTGCTGTATGATCGATGGGTAAACACCATGCGCAAAATGGTAGAAAAACTTAGTGATGGAAAAGTGGGCTATGTACATGTTCAGGGGATGAATGATGGTAGCTATAGAACAGTGTATGAAGAAGTGCTGGGGCGTAATGCCGGCAAACAAGCATTGATTGTAGATACCCGCTTCAATGGCGGCGGTTGGCTGCATGAGGATTTGTCTAATTTCCTTGCAGGCAAAAACTATATCACTTTCAAACCTTATGGCTTTAATGCAGAAGGCGGAGAACCACAGGGCAAATGGTATAAACCAAGTTGTGTGGTAATGAGTGAAGCCAACTATAGTGATGCACATACATTCCCTTATGCTTATCGTGCGAAAGGTATTGGTAAACTGATTGGCATGCCTGTTCCGGGAACCAGTACATCTGTGTGGTGGGAAACCCAGATTGATCCTACGATGGTATTTGGTATTCCCATGATTGGCAACTATGGCGTAAAAGAGCAGAGACTGTTAGAAAACTTCCAACTTGAACCAGATATTCGTGTAACACTACCTTATGATGCGTTCATCAAAGGCAAGGACACACAAATAGAAGCAGCAGTAGCAGAAATGCTGAAGAGCATCAAACAATAAAACAAGCTGTTGATCCTCAGTTGATAAAGCCCGTCAAACCACTGACGGGCTTTATCATGCCCACATATTCACAAAAGCAGCTATTTTAGCAGTACATAAAAACTATCTGCATGAAAAAAATGCTCATCCTGATCAGCGCAACGCTTATCGGCTTTGGTGCTCAGGCGCAAAAGAAAAAAGGAGAAATTGGCCTGTTGGCCGGTCTTGTTACCAATAATGTAAACACATCCGGTACACTCGCACCCAATTTTGATAAAAGCAATGCCGTTGGTGGTGCTTTCTACTTTAACTCACGCCTTGTAGGCAATTTCATCTCCTTGAGAACAGAGTTGGGTTATTATCCCAAGGGTGGAACACGTTATAACGGTACAACTGCAATTGAGCAAGACCTGCAATACATTGCTGCTCCCGCATTGATGCTACAGGTGAAACTGGCTATGCTGAAAGCCTATGCTGGTCCTCAACTGAGCTGGATGATTTCTGCAAAAGAAAAAACAGGCAATACTGTTACAGATGTTCAAAACTCATTTAAGAAATCTGAATGGAGCGGCGTAATGGGTGCTGAACTGAATCTGCCACTGCGCTTATTAGCTGGTATTCGCTACAGCTTTGGTATCACCAATATTCAGGATGCAAGCACCATTGCAAATAACTATGAGGCTAAGAACGGTACTTTTATGTTGTATGCCGGTATTCGCCTGAGAAAATAATTGCACAATAGCACGCATAAAAAACCCCGCACATAGTGCGGGGTTTTCTTTTTATCGAAGTATGCCTTGTGGCACCGGCTTAGTCAATAAGTGTTTGTAAATAAACTTTGTCTTCAGGTTATTGAAGTGAACGCCCTTGGCACCCCCCCATCCATGACGACCATTAGGATATAACATAAATTCAAACTCTTTGCCTTTATCCTGTAAAGCACTGATCAACTGAATACTATTCTGCATGTGCACATTATCATCCATGGTACCATGTACAATCTGCAACATGCCTTTGTACTTATCAACGTAGTTGAGCACATTACCTTGCTTATAGCCCTCGGGATTTTCCTGCGGTGTATCCATGAATTTCTCTGTGTAATGGCTATCGTACAATTCCCATCTGATCACAGAACCACCGGCCATACCGTGTGTGAATACATCTGCTCCCATGGTTAATGCGAGGCTACTCATATAACCACCATAGCTGAAGCCGGTAATACAAATCTTAGAAGCATCAGCATAACCTTTCTCAATAAACCATTTCGCCATGGTCATATAATCTTTCATTTCCCACTTGCCTAAGTTGCGGTGCATATAAGCTACACCTTGCTTACCAAATTGTCCGCTAGCACGGTGATCGAATGCCACCTGAATCAATCCTTCTTTTGCATACCACTGGCGATTCATATTCCAGTTCCAACGATCCCATACCGTACCTGCATTGGGGCCACCATAAATACTGATCAGCATTGGATATTTTTTATTGGGATCCATATTCATCGGCCAGGTAACTACCGCAGGCAGCTCAAACAAACCATCTTCACTCTTGATGCGAATCACTTCTGTCTTAGCCATATTATAGCTATCCATCTCAGCACCTTTAGCACTGCCCAGCTGGCGAATTTGCTTGCCCTTATTGTCTAACAGACTCATGGCTGCAGGTGTAGCTACATTGCTGTAAGTAGTGATGAAATATTTCGCGGTTGGAGATACGTTCACATTGTGATCGAATTCACCAAAGCTCAAACGCTTGAGCTCAGTTCCATTCAACTTTGCACTGTAATAATCAATACGTGCAGAGTTCTCTTTACAACGTGCAGTGAAATACACTTGTCCACTCTTCTCATCGATATATTTCACATCCAGGACAGTGAAAGCACCATTGGTGATGGCGTTCTTCAAACTACCATCTGCATTATGCAGATAGAGATGATTCCAACCTGTTTTATCACTGCTCAGAATAAAATCCTTTCCATTGGATAAGAAAGTAATTCTTCCGCCGGCACCATCTTCTAAATCAACCCAGCTGTTTTGCTTTTCTTC is drawn from Chitinophagales bacterium and contains these coding sequences:
- a CDS encoding S9 family peptidase, whose protein sequence is MKQYRVLIAVACLYSTAVIAQKKDFDDKDLMAGRTPKNFYNQLPNVVKWVDDERVILFTKAHPDSAAKNWLMDVKSGKMSEPTADMLKGTTPPTKQVAVRNGDLYYRNGSEEKRITNDKAEEKNPMFSPDSNYIAYTKDNNLYCYNIAAGKEVQLTKDGSNVILNGYASWVYWEEIFGRPTRFRAFWWSPDSKQIAYMRFDESMVPMFPIYSSEGQHGFIEETRYPKAGDKNPEVKLGFVQPDGGATVWADFNDKEDQYFGWPIWRPDGSTLLVQWINRGQDHLKIFDVAPASGSKKLMYEEKQNSWVDLEDGAGGRITFLSNGKDFILSSDKTGWNHLYLHNADGSLKNAITNGAFTVLDVKYIDEKSGQVYFTARCKENSARIDYYSAKLNGTELKRLSFGEFDHNVNVSPTAKYFITTYSNVATPAAMSLLDNKGKQIRQLGSAKGAEMDSYNMAKTEVIRIKSEDGLFELPAVVTWPMNMDPNKKYPMLISIYGGPNAGTVWDRWNWNMNRQWYAKEGLIQVAFDHRASGQFGKQGVAYMHRNLGKWEMKDYMTMAKWFIEKGYADASKICITGFSYGGYMSSLALTMGADVFTHGMAGGSVIRWELYDSHYTEKFMDTPQENPEGYKQGNVLNYVDKYKGMLQIVHGTMDDNVHMQNSIQLISALQDKGKEFEFMLYPNGRHGWGGAKGVHFNNLKTKFIYKHLLTKPVPQGILR
- a CDS encoding PorT family protein, with translation MKKMLILISATLIGFGAQAQKKKGEIGLLAGLVTNNVNTSGTLAPNFDKSNAVGGAFYFNSRLVGNFISLRTELGYYPKGGTRYNGTTAIEQDLQYIAAPALMLQVKLAMLKAYAGPQLSWMISAKEKTGNTVTDVQNSFKKSEWSGVMGAELNLPLRLLAGIRYSFGITNIQDASTIANNYEAKNGTFMLYAGIRLRK
- a CDS encoding PD40 domain-containing protein gives rise to the protein MKKIGLSLLGSLIALISIAQTDALWMRYPAISPDGKEIVFSYKGDLYKVSSNGGQATPLTMHEAHDYMPVWSHDGKQIAFASDRFGNFDVFVMDANGGEPKRLTYHSAPDYPFDFTKDNQQVLFGSARHTVNTNVRFPRGGLFLQTYLVPAKGGRSVLISATGMEHAQYNSKGDVLVYQDRKGTEDAWRKHHTSSLTRDIWLHDTKSGSYTKISDYEGEDREPVFSADDQSVYYLSEKPGTQNLFKRELNSQKETQLTKFKDHPVRHLTRAADNTLCFSWNGEIYLVKNDGNPKKIAVTVTTDMKANNERVVPVSGGNGNDVAISPNGKELAFIFRGEVFVTSVEGGITKRITNTPEQERDLSFSKDGRTLFYSTERNDSWDIYQTSISRKEEPYFYAATILKEEAVIATPKEEFQPAVSPDGKSIAYLEERNSLRVFNLEKKTSTTIIPLGVNFSYRDGDQEYDWSPDSKWLAVRSNQGRYGSSDVVLHKADGSTPKGYDITQSGFQDGGIEWAFEGKAVLWVTDKLGRKSLALQGSRETDVFIAFFDQEAYDKFRLSKEDYALLKEREDKIKKDSAWKKKDSLAKLNWVPDLNRTDQRKIRLTPASMTLGSYVLAPAGDKLWYTAFNERTTELWQLDLRTRETKVITKLSGSDIRLSPDGKWLLLQAGGGFAKLEPESGRITPIGVRSEMTLNPAGERNYIFHHAWRQVKKKFYDPKLHGVNWELYKTAYAKFLPHINNNYDFQELLSEMLGELNASHTGGRYSPQNPNGDQTASLGLFYDEFSGGNGLVITEVIEGGPVDIAVSRIRDGHIIEQIDGTAITADADWAKLLNRKAGANVLLTVFDPVKKERYEESIKPIANEQGLLYDRWVNTMRKMVEKLSDGKVGYVHVQGMNDGSYRTVYEEVLGRNAGKQALIVDTRFNGGGWLHEDLSNFLAGKNYITFKPYGFNAEGGEPQGKWYKPSCVVMSEANYSDAHTFPYAYRAKGIGKLIGMPVPGTSTSVWWETQIDPTMVFGIPMIGNYGVKEQRLLENFQLEPDIRVTLPYDAFIKGKDTQIEAAVAEMLKSIKQ